A genomic segment from Alteribacillus bidgolensis encodes:
- a CDS encoding assimilatory sulfite reductase (NADPH) flavoprotein subunit — MQLLINNSPFSQEQTDLLNRVLPTLTEEQKIWLSGYLAANQTAAAPAAQNAAALQEAPQVLSQGAVQSVSKEITILYGSQTGNGQSIAEDASQKLKEQGFDVTLSSMDSFKPKTLKKIENLLVIVSTHGEGDPPDNALSFYEFLHGRRAPKLEELRYSVLALGDTSYEFFCQTGKDFDKRLEELGGERLHERVDCDVDFEESAEEWLDGVLGSLQEATKANAPANAPAPLQEEAVTAGAPSPYSRKNPFRAELLDNINLNGRGSNKETRHLELSLEGSGLEYEPGDSLGIYPENDPELVDKLLDEMSWDPDELITINKKGEQRSLREALISIYEITVLTKPLLEKAAPLSDNSSLQELVEKGNEDSLREYITGRDLLDLGRDFAPWNVPASEFVKILRKIPPRLYSIASSPTANPDEVHLTIGTVRYETHGRARTGVCSGQCAERTEPGDLLPVYIQKNPNFKLPEDTDTPIIMIGPGTGAAPFRAFLEEREETEAEGKTWMFFGDQHFRSDFIYQVEWQRWLKEGVLTKMDVAFSRDTAEKVYVQHRMLEKSEEFYNWLMEGAVVYVCGDEQYMASDVHEAIRTILQQEGGMSEQDADAYIEDMQQQKRYQRDVY; from the coding sequence TTGCAGCTTCTCATAAATAACAGTCCTTTTAGTCAAGAACAAACGGATTTACTTAATCGAGTGTTGCCAACATTAACAGAAGAACAAAAAATATGGTTGAGCGGCTATCTAGCTGCCAACCAAACAGCAGCTGCGCCTGCAGCACAAAATGCAGCTGCATTGCAAGAAGCACCCCAAGTGCTTTCGCAAGGTGCTGTTCAAAGTGTTTCTAAAGAAATAACTATTCTCTATGGATCACAAACCGGGAATGGGCAGAGTATAGCGGAGGATGCAAGCCAAAAGTTAAAAGAGCAGGGTTTTGACGTGACTCTTTCGTCAATGGATAGCTTTAAGCCAAAAACACTTAAGAAAATAGAAAACCTGCTAGTCATCGTGAGCACTCATGGAGAGGGCGATCCGCCGGACAATGCTCTTTCTTTCTATGAATTTCTGCATGGCAGACGTGCACCTAAATTAGAGGAGCTTCGTTACTCTGTTCTTGCCTTAGGTGATACTTCTTATGAGTTCTTCTGTCAAACAGGAAAAGATTTTGATAAGCGATTAGAAGAGCTGGGAGGCGAACGTCTTCACGAGCGTGTTGATTGTGATGTGGACTTTGAAGAATCCGCTGAAGAATGGCTAGATGGAGTATTAGGTTCACTGCAAGAAGCAACGAAAGCAAACGCACCTGCTAATGCCCCAGCACCTCTGCAAGAAGAGGCAGTTACAGCAGGAGCTCCATCACCTTATTCTAGAAAAAATCCTTTTCGAGCAGAACTTTTAGATAATATTAATCTAAATGGACGCGGCTCTAATAAAGAAACGCGTCATCTTGAATTATCTCTTGAAGGATCAGGTCTTGAATACGAACCAGGAGATAGTTTAGGAATTTATCCTGAAAATGACCCTGAACTCGTTGATAAATTGTTAGATGAAATGAGCTGGGATCCTGACGAATTAATTACAATAAATAAAAAAGGAGAGCAGCGGTCTTTACGCGAAGCATTGATTTCTATTTATGAAATTACTGTTTTGACTAAACCGCTTCTTGAAAAAGCAGCACCGCTTTCTGATAATAGCAGCCTGCAGGAACTGGTGGAAAAAGGCAATGAGGATAGCTTAAGAGAATATATAACAGGAAGAGACCTTTTGGATTTAGGCAGAGATTTTGCGCCTTGGAATGTTCCGGCAAGTGAGTTTGTTAAGATTCTTAGAAAAATTCCTCCGCGTTTATATTCTATTGCCAGCTCTCCAACAGCAAATCCAGATGAAGTACACTTAACGATTGGTACAGTTCGATATGAAACGCACGGACGGGCACGTACGGGAGTATGCTCTGGTCAATGTGCAGAACGTACGGAACCAGGTGACTTGCTCCCTGTATATATTCAAAAAAATCCAAACTTCAAACTTCCTGAGGATACGGATACGCCGATCATAATGATAGGGCCAGGTACTGGTGCTGCACCGTTTAGAGCTTTCTTAGAAGAAAGAGAAGAAACGGAAGCAGAAGGGAAAACATGGATGTTCTTTGGAGATCAGCATTTTAGATCCGATTTTATTTACCAGGTAGAATGGCAGAGATGGCTAAAAGAAGGTGTTCTAACAAAAATGGATGTGGCCTTCTCGCGTGATACAGCGGAAAAAGTGTATGTACAGCACCGTATGCTCGAAAAGAGTGAGGAGTTTTATAACTGGCTTATGGAAGGCGCTGTCGTTTATGTTTGCGGGGACGAACAATACATGGCCAGCGATGTCCATGAAGCAATAAGAACAATCCTGCAGCAAGAAGGCGGCATGAGTGAGCAAGATGCCGATGCTTATATTGAAGATATGCAGCAGCAAAAACGTTATCAACGTGATGTGTATTAA
- a CDS encoding acyl-CoA thioesterase, protein MESKHPKDSRVVNTDQVLCSDLNNYNTLFGGVLMKKLDGCAVLSARRHSRAKECVTASTDSIDFLSPIYQTDSVCIESFVSYTGESSMEIFCKVIAEDMISGERRIATTAFLTFVALNERKKPIKVPGISPVTEEEKKLFETGPEREQLRKLKREKSKELAGSISLEKPWEI, encoded by the coding sequence ATGGAAAGTAAGCACCCGAAAGATAGCAGAGTTGTTAACACTGATCAGGTTTTATGCAGTGATTTAAATAATTACAATACGTTATTTGGCGGCGTCTTAATGAAAAAACTCGATGGCTGTGCCGTATTGTCAGCAAGGCGTCACTCTAGAGCAAAAGAGTGCGTTACTGCCTCAACAGATTCCATTGATTTTTTAAGTCCTATTTATCAAACAGATTCAGTTTGTATTGAATCGTTTGTTTCTTATACAGGTGAAAGTTCGATGGAAATATTTTGTAAAGTGATTGCAGAAGATATGATATCGGGAGAACGCCGTATTGCTACAACCGCTTTTTTAACATTTGTGGCTTTAAATGAAAGGAAAAAACCTATTAAAGTACCGGGAATTTCCCCTGTCACAGAAGAAGAAAAAAAGCTGTTTGAAACTGGCCCGGAGAGGGAACAACTGCGAAAACTAAAAAGAGAAAAAAGTAAAGAATTAGCTGGGTCCATTAGTTTGGAAAAACCATGGGAGATCTAG
- a CDS encoding trimeric intracellular cation channel family protein yields MTWDILNVIGTIAFALSGVIVAMEEEYDLMGVYILGFVTAFGGGAIRNLLIGVPVSALWEQGDLFVIAFIAMTIAFILPKLWIHHWVKWGVLFDAIGLASFAIQGAIYAANIGHPVSAAIAAAALTGTGGGMIRDVLADRKPMFLRQEIYIAWAMLAGLIVGMGLVDSTPGYILLLILIVTLRMLSVSFHWRLPYRRIND; encoded by the coding sequence ATGACCTGGGATATATTAAATGTCATAGGAACAATTGCATTTGCACTTAGCGGTGTGATTGTGGCTATGGAAGAAGAATATGATTTAATGGGTGTTTATATATTAGGGTTTGTAACGGCGTTTGGCGGAGGGGCTATTCGTAATCTTCTTATAGGTGTGCCTGTATCTGCATTGTGGGAACAAGGGGACTTATTTGTTATTGCTTTTATAGCAATGACTATCGCATTTATTCTCCCGAAACTGTGGATTCATCATTGGGTGAAGTGGGGGGTATTGTTTGATGCGATCGGTTTAGCCTCTTTTGCTATTCAAGGAGCGATTTATGCTGCAAATATTGGGCACCCAGTTAGTGCTGCAATTGCAGCCGCCGCTTTAACAGGAACAGGCGGCGGAATGATAAGAGATGTGTTAGCAGATCGAAAACCAATGTTTTTGCGACAAGAAATTTATATCGCCTGGGCGATGCTGGCAGGTTTAATTGTTGGGATGGGGCTGGTTGATTCTACACCTGGCTACATTCTTTTGCTTATCCTAATTGTAACACTTAGAATGCTTTCCGTTTCTTTTCATTGGCGCCTGCCGTACCGCCGAATAAATGATTGA
- a CDS encoding LysR family transcriptional regulator, with protein MDIKQLQYFIEINRFNSFSKAAEHLYVTQPTISKMIKNLEKEFNVSLFDRSKKRVVLTDAGKIILEQAQVILNAFKDLENQLENLSGLKQGHIRIGLPPMVGSSFFPNIIGAFRECYPAISIELMENGSNKIAEDVEDGTLDLGVVVLPINNDIFDSFSFVTEDIKLVVHPSHALVKKEKITLKDLKKEHFMLLNSDFALRNRIMSACKREEFQPFIVFESSQWDLLGKMAASKLGVTLLPESICDQLKGDIVTLPIEHSDMYWKLAVIWRKDSYLSHAANEWLRFAKEKLHS; from the coding sequence ATGGATATCAAACAACTTCAATATTTTATTGAAATAAATCGGTTCAACAGCTTTAGTAAAGCAGCTGAGCATTTATATGTGACACAACCAACTATTAGTAAAATGATTAAAAATTTAGAGAAAGAGTTCAATGTGAGTTTATTTGACCGCTCGAAAAAACGGGTAGTGCTAACCGATGCAGGTAAAATTATTTTGGAGCAAGCTCAAGTAATTCTTAACGCATTTAAGGATTTAGAAAATCAATTAGAAAACCTGTCGGGGCTAAAACAAGGGCATATTCGGATCGGCTTGCCTCCCATGGTCGGTTCTAGCTTTTTTCCAAATATCATAGGAGCATTTCGTGAATGTTATCCTGCCATCTCCATTGAATTAATGGAAAATGGATCAAATAAAATTGCAGAAGATGTAGAAGATGGAACCCTTGATCTTGGAGTCGTCGTCTTGCCCATTAATAATGATATATTCGATTCTTTTTCCTTTGTAACAGAAGATATTAAACTGGTCGTTCATCCATCACATGCTTTAGTTAAAAAAGAAAAGATAACATTAAAAGATTTAAAAAAAGAGCATTTTATGTTGTTGAATAGTGATTTTGCGTTAAGAAACCGAATTATGTCTGCATGCAAGAGAGAAGAATTTCAACCGTTTATCGTTTTTGAAAGTTCGCAATGGGACTTATTAGGAAAGATGGCCGCATCTAAATTAGGGGTGACCCTTTTACCGGAGAGCATATGTGATCAATTAAAAGGGGATATTGTTACATTGCCGATTGAACATTCTGATATGTATTGGAAACTTGCTGTCATTTGGAGAAAAGATAGTTATTTATCTCATGCTGCTAATGAGTGGCTTCGATTTGCCAAGGAAAAGCTCCATTCGTAA
- a CDS encoding divergent PAP2 family protein: MNRGIVTALSAIGIAQGLKVFTHKRKTDKWKWKTVFQTGGMPSSHSAGVASLASYIAANKGTTSIETAIAVIFGAIVMYDAQGIRRHTGEIATLVNDIDEDIEVISDDFPSLRHEKQEDQLNELLGHQPAEVAGGALLGVLLGLISANLEN; encoded by the coding sequence ATGAATCGAGGAATAGTGACGGCATTATCTGCAATTGGTATCGCACAAGGTCTTAAAGTTTTTACACATAAAAGAAAAACAGACAAATGGAAATGGAAGACTGTATTTCAGACCGGCGGCATGCCCAGCTCCCACTCAGCAGGGGTAGCTTCACTTGCTTCTTACATTGCAGCAAATAAAGGAACCACGTCTATTGAAACGGCTATTGCTGTCATTTTTGGTGCTATCGTAATGTATGACGCCCAAGGAATTAGACGTCATACAGGCGAAATTGCGACACTGGTAAATGACATTGACGAAGATATTGAAGTGATTTCAGATGATTTTCCTAGTTTAAGGCACGAAAAACAAGAAGACCAGTTAAACGAACTACTTGGCCATCAGCCGGCTGAAGTAGCCGGAGGCGCTTTGTTGGGAGTCTTGCTTGGATTAATCAGCGCTAACTTAGAAAATTGA